The Candidatus Omnitrophota bacterium genome has a window encoding:
- a CDS encoding corrinoid protein, with product MKETILQEIKEAVFRGDRGGVEKATKAALGQDLGIKTILDDGLIAAMGVIGENFKANRIFIPEVLISAKAMQAGTALLEPHFAKSGIRPIGKVVIGTVKGDLHDIGKNIVGMMLKGSCFELIDLGIDVAPQKFVSVVKDGNAGIIAMSSLLTTSMGAMRDTINSLKDSGLRDKVKIMVGGAPVTEEFAREIGADAYARDAATAVDKAKELLKR from the coding sequence ATGAAAGAGACTATATTGCAGGAGATCAAAGAGGCGGTCTTCAGGGGGGACAGGGGCGGCGTGGAAAAGGCGACCAAGGCCGCGTTAGGCCAGGACCTGGGTATAAAAACGATCCTCGATGACGGCCTCATCGCGGCGATGGGCGTCATAGGGGAGAATTTCAAGGCCAACCGCATATTCATACCGGAGGTCCTCATCTCGGCGAAGGCGATGCAGGCGGGCACGGCCCTCCTCGAGCCGCATTTTGCGAAGAGCGGCATAAGGCCCATAGGAAAAGTGGTGATAGGGACCGTCAAGGGTGATCTTCACGATATAGGAAAGAATATAGTCGGGATGATGCTCAAAGGTTCATGCTTCGAACTGATAGACCTGGGTATCGATGTCGCGCCGCAGAAGTTCGTCTCCGTTGTAAAAGACGGGAACGCGGGCATCATCGCGATGTCTTCGTTGCTCACGACGTCGATGGGGGCGATGCGCGATACCATTAATTCCTTGAAAGATTCAGGCCTTCGTGATAAAGTTAAAATCATGGTAGGCGGCGCGCCCGTGACGGAAGAGTTCGCCAGAGAGATCGGCGCCGACGCCTACGCCAGGGACGCAGCTACCGCCGTCGACAAGGCGAAAGAGCTGCTTAAAAGATAG
- the accD gene encoding acetyl-CoA carboxylase, carboxyltransferase subunit beta, with translation MPLFPRKPKYTIVKVSKKRDIPEDLWTKCEECKELIYNKKLEENLKVCPKCGFHFTIGARERVKSLVDEGSFEETDAVMESLDPLIFEGPKTYKEKVKKDQEITSLKEAVITGDAAINGEKVVLGVTDSRFIMGSMGSVVGEKLTRAIERATKTKKPLIIISGSGGGARMYEGMYSLMQMAKTSAALSKMNEAGGLFISVLTNPTMAGIMASFASLGDIIVAEPKALIGFTGPRVIEQTIRQKLPHGFQRSEFLLQHGLIDMIVHRKNMRDTLSKLVSYLA, from the coding sequence ATGCCCCTTTTCCCCCGAAAACCCAAATATACTATCGTCAAGGTCTCCAAAAAACGGGACATCCCGGAGGACTTATGGACGAAGTGCGAAGAGTGTAAAGAGCTCATATATAATAAAAAACTCGAAGAGAACCTGAAGGTCTGCCCGAAATGCGGTTTTCACTTCACCATAGGGGCCCGGGAGCGCGTGAAGTCGCTCGTCGATGAAGGAAGTTTCGAGGAGACGGATGCGGTCATGGAGTCGCTAGACCCGCTCATCTTCGAAGGGCCGAAGACCTACAAAGAGAAGGTGAAGAAGGACCAGGAGATCACTTCTCTGAAAGAGGCGGTCATTACCGGCGATGCCGCGATCAACGGAGAAAAGGTGGTCCTGGGTGTCACCGATTCCAGGTTCATCATGGGCTCCATGGGTTCCGTAGTAGGCGAGAAACTCACCCGGGCTATCGAACGCGCGACCAAGACGAAGAAACCGCTTATCATCATCTCGGGTTCCGGGGGCGGGGCCAGGATGTATGAAGGGATGTATTCGCTCATGCAGATGGCCAAGACATCGGCCGCATTGAGCAAGATGAACGAAGCGGGCGGGCTCTTCATATCCGTATTGACCAATCCCACCATGGCCGGTATTATGGCAAGCTTCGCCTCTCTCGGCGATATAATCGTCGCCGAGCCCAAGGCGCTCATAGGTTTTACGGGGCCGCGGGTCATCGAACAGACGATACGCCAGAAATTGCCGCACGGGTTCCAGAGATCGGAATTTCTGCTGCAGCATGGCCTCATAGACATGATCGTCCACCGGAAGAATATGCGCGATACGCTGTCGAAGCTGGTGAGCTACCTGGCATGA
- a CDS encoding transglutaminase domain-containing protein — protein sequence MTKGRIILLIFAISLSLVSAGVYFLSFGISEKIYDKAMCYYIARHLTDGADTFEEKIASIRGFVHENVHPIAGYPNRLDTVGIEKLTSGIGWCDQQSRVFMEIASGAGIATRLLFLKIEGGASPHTVAEALAPDGRWVIVDTGYDLDLRNRSGSCASQDEIRMDPAIVSENEKVRRRAPTETRWADGKYLSIYANTPEYIVTRKRMKFDILKAVPLSWIRPFTAAIKDRYLDRTLTPLKDIYASAMVRARGYQLLGHYKKSDALYEKIIASSGDYLLARKAEFYYALSLKERNMHSEALGYITDTLRTHPGHPYLKYLYRMRASIFDGLGRREEAEADLAGIGYDLDA from the coding sequence ATGACCAAAGGCCGGATCATCCTCCTGATTTTTGCAATATCCCTGTCCCTGGTGTCGGCAGGCGTCTATTTTTTATCTTTCGGCATCTCCGAAAAGATATACGATAAGGCGATGTGCTACTACATTGCCAGGCATCTTACAGATGGCGCGGATACGTTCGAAGAGAAGATAGCTTCCATCAGGGGTTTTGTCCACGAGAACGTGCATCCGATAGCCGGCTATCCCAACAGGCTGGACACGGTGGGCATAGAGAAGCTGACCTCCGGCATAGGATGGTGCGACCAGCAATCACGCGTATTCATGGAGATCGCAAGCGGCGCCGGGATAGCGACGCGGCTTCTTTTCCTGAAGATAGAGGGCGGGGCTTCGCCGCATACGGTCGCCGAGGCCCTGGCCCCGGACGGCAGATGGGTCATAGTAGATACCGGATATGACCTTGACCTGCGGAACAGGTCCGGCTCCTGCGCAAGCCAGGATGAGATAAGGATGGATCCGGCGATAGTGTCGGAGAACGAAAAGGTGCGCCGCAGGGCCCCGACAGAGACACGGTGGGCAGACGGGAAGTATCTCTCCATTTACGCCAATACGCCGGAATATATCGTTACAAGAAAGAGGATGAAGTTCGACATCCTGAAGGCCGTGCCGCTATCCTGGATAAGGCCATTTACCGCGGCCATAAAGGACAGATACCTTGACCGCACGCTCACCCCATTAAAAGATATTTACGCCTCCGCGATGGTCCGGGCCCGCGGGTATCAACTCCTGGGTCATTATAAGAAGAGCGACGCTTTATATGAGAAGATAATAGCATCATCGGGCGATTATCTGCTTGCGCGAAAAGCGGAATTTTATTATGCGCTTTCGCTTAAAGAGAGAAATATGCACAGCGAGGCCCTGGGCTACATCACCGATACCCTCCGTACGCATCCGGGCCATCCGTACCTCAAGTATCTGTACAGAATGAGGGCATCGATATTCGATGGACTGGGCAGGAGGGAAGAGGCGGAAGCGGACCTGGCGGGGATAGGATACGATCTCGACGCATAG
- the ugpC gene encoding sn-glycerol-3-phosphate ABC transporter ATP-binding protein UgpC: protein MAQVSLQNVSKRFPGNVWAIRDINLGIENKEFMVFVGPSGCGKSTTLRIIAGLEESTGGNVYIGGRLVNDLPPKDRNIAMVFQNYALYPHMTVYDNMAFGLKLRKYPKAEIDSRVRDAAAILGIEKLLYRKPRELSGGQRQRVAVGRAIVRKPLVFLFDEPLSNLDANMRMQMRAEIKKLHMRLQTTMIYVTHDQTEAMTMGDRIAVMKDGYIQQIADPITLYDKPVNRFVAGFIGNPPMNFVRGTLFKKNGKPYFNEGSFQVKVIDSMMAPLAKYMDKEVIFGIRPEDIYDKLFVSEAPPENTIKANCEIIEPMGSEVHLYLNTGKSSMIAKVDGHAKPTLNQDIDLVLDMSKVHFFDKETDSTII, encoded by the coding sequence ATGGCACAGGTAAGCCTACAGAACGTCTCAAAGAGATTTCCGGGAAATGTCTGGGCTATACGCGATATAAACCTGGGCATCGAGAATAAAGAGTTCATGGTCTTCGTCGGTCCCTCCGGATGCGGAAAATCCACAACCCTCAGGATCATTGCCGGCCTGGAAGAGTCCACCGGCGGAAATGTCTACATAGGCGGCCGACTCGTTAACGATCTCCCCCCAAAAGACCGGAATATAGCCATGGTCTTCCAGAATTACGCCCTCTATCCCCACATGACCGTCTATGATAACATGGCCTTCGGCCTGAAACTGCGTAAGTACCCGAAGGCGGAGATCGACTCCAGGGTCAGGGACGCCGCCGCCATCTTAGGCATAGAGAAACTGCTTTACAGGAAACCGAGGGAGCTCTCCGGCGGCCAGCGGCAGCGCGTGGCGGTGGGCAGGGCGATCGTAAGAAAACCGCTCGTATTCCTCTTCGATGAGCCGCTCTCCAACCTCGATGCCAATATGAGGATGCAGATGAGGGCCGAGATAAAGAAGCTCCACATGCGGCTTCAGACCACCATGATATATGTGACGCATGACCAGACCGAGGCCATGACGATGGGGGACAGGATCGCCGTCATGAAGGACGGGTATATCCAGCAGATAGCCGACCCCATAACCTTATATGATAAGCCGGTCAACAGGTTCGTCGCCGGTTTCATAGGCAACCCCCCTATGAACTTTGTCAGGGGCACGCTCTTCAAAAAGAACGGTAAACCATACTTCAATGAAGGATCTTTCCAGGTCAAGGTGATCGACTCGATGATGGCGCCGTTGGCGAAATATATGGATAAAGAGGTCATCTTCGGCATAAGGCCGGAAGATATATATGATAAACTCTTCGTCTCCGAAGCCCCCCCTGAAAATACGATAAAGGCCAACTGCGAGATAATCGAGCCGATGGGTTCCGAGGTCCACCTTTATCTTAATACCGGGAAGAGTTCCATGATCGCGAAGGTAGACGGTCATGCCAAGCCCACTCTTAACCAGGATATCGATCTCGTCCTGGATATGTCAAAGGTCCATTTCTTCGACAAAGAGACGGACTCGACCATAATTTAG